Proteins from one Sphingomonas sp. HF-S4 genomic window:
- a CDS encoding oxygenase MpaB family protein yields the protein MSPTTQAARTLKSALIGQVRAVFNDSAKGETPVVRNPDGLFGPQSVVWRVHGDVTTMMVGGVAALLLQMLHPAVLAGVWDHSSFRGDMLGRLRRTARFIAVTSYGAREEAEAAIAKVRDVHTRVKGVLPDGTPYSADDPRLLAWVHVTEAVSFLDAWIRYAEPDMPLADQDRYFAEFALLAEALGADPIPRSRAEADALIAAMLPELVVDARTREVARMVLDQPAPNLAVKPFQAMAFQAAVDLLPDWARRMHGLRSPGLAAPALRMGTRGIAGTLRWAFR from the coding sequence ATGAGTCCCACCACCCAGGCAGCCCGCACGCTCAAGTCCGCCCTGATCGGGCAGGTGCGCGCGGTGTTCAACGATTCTGCCAAGGGCGAGACGCCGGTGGTGCGCAACCCCGACGGGCTATTCGGCCCGCAATCGGTGGTGTGGCGGGTGCATGGCGATGTGACGACGATGATGGTCGGTGGGGTCGCGGCTTTGCTGCTCCAGATGCTTCATCCCGCAGTGCTCGCCGGGGTGTGGGACCATTCGAGCTTTCGCGGCGACATGCTCGGGCGGCTGCGGCGTACTGCGCGGTTCATCGCGGTGACGAGCTATGGTGCGCGCGAGGAGGCCGAGGCGGCGATCGCCAAGGTGCGCGACGTGCACACCCGCGTGAAGGGCGTGCTGCCTGACGGCACGCCCTATTCCGCAGACGATCCTCGGCTGCTCGCCTGGGTGCACGTGACCGAGGCAGTGAGCTTCCTCGACGCGTGGATCCGCTATGCCGAGCCGGACATGCCGCTGGCCGACCAGGATCGCTATTTCGCCGAGTTCGCGCTGCTCGCCGAGGCGCTGGGCGCCGATCCGATCCCGCGCAGCCGCGCCGAGGCCGACGCGCTGATCGCCGCGATGCTGCCCGAGCTCGTGGTCGATGCGCGCACGCGCGAAGTCGCGCGGATGGTGCTCGACCAGCCCGCGCCCAATCTGGCGGTCAAGCCGTTCCAGGCGATGGCGTTCCAGGCGGCGGTCGACCTGCTGCCCGACTGGGCGCGGCGGATGCACGGCCTGCGCAGCCCCGGGCTCGCCGCACCGGCGTTGCGGATGGGCACGCGAGGGATCGCCGGGACGTTGCGCTGGGCGTTTCGCTGA
- the recF gene encoding DNA replication/repair protein RecF (All proteins in this family for which functions are known are DNA-binding proteins that assist the filamentation of RecA onto DNA for the initiation of recombination or recombinational repair.) produces MAVTRLVLTDFRNHRDAVLAPGPGFVVLTGENGAGKTNVLEAVSLLAPGRGLRRAPLSEMVRQGGTGGFGVAADLLQAPPLQGRGWGWGLSVSPSLSPADSPHPNPSPEGEGLISLGTGTQPDAPERRLVRINGATAAAAALAEWVTVLWLTPAMDRLFVEGPGERRRFLDRLTLALAPGHAHHSTRYEAAMRQRNRLLADDAPADPEWLTALEARMAEHGAAIDAARRDAVNALAERLAAQPETVFARAGLAIEGWQGDADTLARELRDGRRRDAAAGRTLSGPHRADLLVTHLGKHQPAHLCSTGEQKALLLGLVLAHAELVADRVGRAPILLLDEVAAHLDPGRRAALFERLAGGGQVWMTGTEPELFEAVPGGATRYTVTHGTIDEARRQA; encoded by the coding sequence ATGGCCGTCACGCGTCTCGTCCTCACCGATTTCCGCAACCATCGCGACGCCGTGCTGGCGCCGGGGCCCGGCTTCGTCGTGCTCACCGGCGAGAACGGCGCGGGCAAGACCAACGTGCTCGAAGCCGTCTCGCTGCTCGCCCCCGGCCGCGGCCTGCGACGGGCGCCGCTGTCGGAGATGGTGCGGCAAGGCGGCACCGGCGGATTCGGCGTGGCGGCTGACCTTCTTCAAGCCCCTCCACTTCAGGGGAGGGGTTGGGGGTGGGGCCTGTCAGTCTCACCGAGCCTGTCGCCTGCGGACAGTCCCCACCCCAACCCCTCCCCTGAAGGGGAGGGGCTTATCTCGCTCGGCACCGGCACCCAGCCCGACGCGCCCGAGCGCCGGCTGGTCCGGATCAACGGTGCCACCGCCGCCGCCGCCGCGCTCGCCGAATGGGTAACGGTGCTGTGGCTCACCCCGGCGATGGACCGGCTGTTCGTCGAGGGCCCCGGCGAGCGCCGCCGCTTCCTCGATCGCCTCACCCTCGCGCTCGCCCCCGGCCACGCGCATCATTCGACGCGCTACGAAGCCGCGATGCGCCAGCGCAACCGCCTCCTCGCCGACGACGCCCCCGCCGATCCCGAATGGCTCACCGCGCTCGAAGCCCGCATGGCCGAGCATGGCGCGGCGATCGACGCCGCGCGCCGCGATGCGGTGAACGCGCTTGCCGAACGCCTCGCCGCCCAGCCCGAAACCGTCTTCGCCCGCGCCGGCCTGGCGATCGAGGGCTGGCAGGGCGATGCCGACACCCTGGCCCGAGAACTGCGCGACGGCCGCCGCCGCGATGCCGCCGCGGGCCGCACCCTGTCCGGGCCGCACCGCGCCGACCTGCTCGTCACGCATCTCGGCAAGCACCAGCCCGCGCATCTCTGCTCGACCGGCGAGCAGAAAGCGCTGCTGCTCGGCCTCGTCCTCGCCCATGCCGAGCTCGTCGCGGACCGCGTCGGCCGCGCGCCGATCCTCCTGCTCGACGAAGTCGCCGCGCATCTCGATCCGGGCCGGCGGGCGGCGTTGTTCGAGCGGCTGGCGGGCGGCGGCCAGGTATGGATGACCGGCACCGAGCCCGAACTGTTCGAGGCGGTGCCCGGCGGCGCGACGCGCTACACGGTCACGCACGGCACGATCGACGAGGCCAGGAGACAAGCATGA
- the gyrB gene encoding DNA topoisomerase (ATP-hydrolyzing) subunit B yields the protein MLGMANTDDQTPENLPNANAYGADSIKVLKGLDAVRKRPGMYIGDTDDGSGLHHMVFEVSDNAIDEALAGHCDKIIIQLNADGSVSVEDNGRGIPTGIHSEEGVSAAEVIMTQLHAGGKFENTSDDNAYKVSGGLHGVGVSVVNALSEWLDLNIWRDGEEHYMRFAYGDATAPLKVIGKAEGKKGTRVTFMASTEKTPGDGGTFKNQIEYDFDKLEHRYRELAFLNSGVRLFLRDARHEEVKEIELYYEGGIAAFVKYLDRNKQPLMPDPVAISGTRDDVTIDVALEWNDSYYENVLCFTNNIPQRDGGTHLAAFRAALTRTINSYADKSGALKKEKVSLTGDDMREGLTAIVSVKLPDPKFSSQTKDKLVSSEVRQPLESLMADKLAEWLEENPANAKMIIQKVIDAAAAREAAKKARELTRRKGVMDIASLPGKLADCQERDPAKSELFFVEGDSAGGSAKQGRDRHFQAILPLRGKILNVERARFDRMLASREIGTIITALGTGIRDDFNIEKLRYHKIVIMTDADVDGAHIRTLLLTFFYRQMPEIITNGHLYIAQPPLYKASKGRSEVYLKDDSALDQYLVDAGVGGNVLDTQGALRSGEDLRELVEHARRMRTLMRYVPRRYSADIIEVLALGGGLDPEASREARGDSLKTTVNRLDAADPEARWSARITEDGGYHFERLWRGVTDHHIVEAAFLVSAEARKLHTLANEQAESYLLPSKLVPSKTIPATEIEAAAALEGESEAEEPVTVGKGEALVSRPSQLLDGILAAGRKGLSIQRYKGLGEMNAEQLWETTLDPANRSMLVVQADQADVADAIFTQLMGDVVEPRRDFIQENALSVANLDV from the coding sequence ATGCTCGGCATGGCAAATACCGACGACCAGACTCCCGAAAACCTCCCCAACGCGAATGCCTATGGCGCCGACAGCATCAAGGTCCTCAAGGGCCTCGATGCGGTGCGGAAGCGCCCCGGCATGTATATCGGCGATACCGACGACGGCTCGGGCCTCCACCACATGGTGTTCGAGGTCTCGGACAATGCGATCGACGAGGCGCTCGCGGGGCATTGCGACAAGATCATCATCCAGTTGAACGCCGACGGTTCGGTTTCGGTCGAGGACAATGGCCGCGGCATCCCGACGGGGATTCACTCCGAGGAAGGCGTGTCGGCAGCCGAGGTCATCATGACCCAGCTCCATGCCGGCGGTAAGTTCGAGAACACGTCCGACGACAACGCGTACAAGGTGTCGGGCGGCCTTCACGGCGTCGGCGTCTCGGTGGTCAATGCGCTCAGCGAGTGGCTCGATCTCAACATCTGGCGCGACGGCGAGGAGCATTACATGCGCTTCGCCTATGGCGACGCCACTGCCCCGCTCAAGGTGATCGGCAAGGCTGAGGGCAAGAAGGGCACGCGCGTCACCTTCATGGCCTCGACCGAGAAGACGCCTGGCGACGGCGGCACCTTCAAGAACCAGATCGAATACGACTTCGACAAGCTCGAGCACCGCTATCGCGAGCTGGCGTTCCTCAATTCCGGGGTGCGCCTGTTCCTGCGCGACGCGCGGCATGAGGAAGTCAAGGAAATCGAGCTATATTACGAGGGCGGCATCGCCGCGTTCGTCAAGTATCTCGATCGCAACAAGCAGCCGCTGATGCCCGATCCCGTCGCGATCTCGGGCACCCGTGACGACGTGACGATCGACGTCGCGCTCGAATGGAACGACTCCTATTACGAGAACGTCCTCTGCTTCACCAACAACATCCCGCAGCGTGACGGCGGCACCCACTTGGCGGCGTTCCGCGCTGCGCTCACCCGCACGATCAATAGCTATGCCGACAAGTCGGGCGCGCTGAAGAAGGAGAAGGTCAGCCTCACCGGCGACGACATGCGCGAGGGCCTCACCGCGATCGTCTCGGTCAAGCTGCCCGATCCCAAGTTCAGCTCGCAGACCAAGGACAAGCTCGTCAGCTCCGAAGTCCGCCAGCCGCTCGAATCGCTGATGGCCGACAAGCTCGCCGAATGGCTCGAGGAGAATCCCGCCAACGCCAAGATGATCATCCAGAAGGTGATCGATGCCGCCGCCGCGCGCGAGGCCGCCAAGAAGGCGCGCGAGCTCACCCGGCGCAAGGGCGTGATGGACATCGCCTCGCTGCCCGGCAAGCTCGCCGACTGCCAGGAGCGCGATCCCGCCAAGTCCGAACTGTTCTTCGTCGAGGGTGACTCGGCCGGCGGCTCGGCCAAGCAGGGCCGCGACCGCCACTTCCAGGCGATCCTCCCGCTGCGCGGCAAGATCCTCAACGTCGAGCGCGCGCGCTTCGACCGGATGCTCGCCAGCCGCGAGATCGGCACGATCATCACCGCGCTCGGCACCGGCATCCGCGACGATTTCAACATCGAGAAGCTGCGCTACCACAAGATCGTCATCATGACCGACGCCGACGTCGACGGCGCCCACATCCGCACGCTGCTGCTGACCTTCTTCTACCGCCAGATGCCCGAGATCATCACCAACGGGCACCTCTATATCGCCCAGCCACCGCTCTATAAGGCGAGCAAGGGCCGCTCGGAGGTCTATCTCAAGGACGATAGCGCGCTCGACCAGTATCTGGTCGACGCCGGTGTCGGCGGCAACGTGCTCGACACCCAGGGCGCGCTGCGCAGCGGCGAGGATCTGCGCGAGCTGGTCGAGCATGCCCGTCGGATGCGCACCCTTATGCGCTACGTCCCGCGCCGCTATTCGGCCGACATCATCGAAGTGCTGGCGCTGGGCGGCGGGCTCGATCCCGAAGCGTCGCGAGAGGCGCGCGGCGACAGCCTCAAGACCACGGTCAACCGGCTCGACGCCGCCGATCCCGAGGCGCGCTGGTCCGCGCGGATCACCGAGGACGGCGGCTATCATTTCGAGCGGCTGTGGCGCGGCGTGACCGATCACCACATCGTCGAGGCGGCGTTCCTCGTCTCGGCCGAGGCGCGCAAGCTCCACACGCTGGCGAACGAGCAGGCCGAGAGCTACCTCCTTCCCTCCAAGCTGGTCCCGTCCAAGACGATCCCCGCCACCGAGATCGAGGCCGCGGCCGCGCTCGAGGGCGAATCGGAAGCCGAAGAGCCGGTCACCGTCGGCAAGGGCGAAGCCCTGGTCTCGCGGCCGAGCCAGCTGCTCGACGGCATCCTCGCCGCGGGCCGCAAGGGGCTGTCGATCCAGCGCTACAAGGGTCTCGGCGAAATGAACGCCGAGCAGCTCTGGGAGACCACGCTCGATCCGGCGAACCGCTCGATGCTGGTGGTCCAGGCCGACCAGGCCGACGTCGCCGACGCGATCTTCACCCAGCTGATGGGCGACGTGGTCGAGCCGCGCCGCGACTTCATCCAGGAGAATGCGCTCAGCGTCGCCAATCTGGACGTTTGA
- a CDS encoding DUF4168 domain-containing protein has translation MKLRNSMLITAALFAAPAAFAQDAQTTSPAPPTSADPSTQTGTATDPSAPTGTTGSGTAATTVSDTEVTQFATAAVAAAKIRSDATVPEADKNAKMVEAITASGLPPARFNEIAQAMQSDTALNKRIQDAAATQAPAAGAAAPTP, from the coding sequence ATGAAGCTTCGCAATTCGATGCTGATCACTGCGGCGCTGTTTGCCGCGCCCGCAGCCTTCGCGCAGGACGCGCAGACCACGAGCCCGGCGCCGCCGACCAGCGCGGATCCGTCGACACAGACCGGCACGGCAACCGATCCGTCGGCGCCGACCGGCACCACTGGCTCGGGCACCGCGGCGACGACGGTGAGCGACACCGAAGTCACGCAGTTCGCGACTGCCGCGGTCGCAGCGGCCAAGATTCGTTCGGACGCGACCGTTCCCGAGGCGGACAAGAACGCCAAGATGGTCGAGGCAATCACCGCGTCGGGCCTCCCGCCCGCACGCTTCAACGAAATCGCCCAGGCGATGCAGTCGGACACCGCGCTCAACAAGCGCATTCAGGACGCCGCGGCGACGCAGGCACCGGCAGCCGGCGCAGCAGCACCGACGCCTTAA
- the rlmN gene encoding 23S rRNA (adenine(2503)-C(2))-methyltransferase RlmN gives MQTESAALMPIPGHIDPVPVPREFKPRADGRIDLLGLSKADLRMALETAQLEPKQAKLRAKQLWHWIYNRGVTDFSLMTDISKAMQPWLAQRFVISRPEVVEAQVSTDGTRKWLLRSDDGQDYEMVFIPDADRGTLCVSSQVGCTLNCRFCHTGTMRLVRNLTPAEIVGQVMLARDGLGEWPSQPEGRMLTNIVMMGMGEPLYNFDQVRDALHIVMDGDGLALSKRRITLSTSGVVPMMARAGEEIGVNLAVSLHAVTKEVRDEIVPLNRKYGIEELLQACADYPGANNARRITFEYVMLKDKNDSDEEARELVRLIKKYKLPAKVNLIPFNPWPGAPYECSAPERIRAFSSILFEAGYSAPVRTPRGRDIDAACGQLKTASEKKSRAELDRLAEEKQAALG, from the coding sequence ATGCAGACAGAGTCGGCCGCCCTCATGCCCATTCCGGGGCACATCGATCCCGTGCCCGTTCCGCGCGAATTCAAGCCGCGCGCCGATGGCCGCATCGACCTGCTCGGCCTGTCCAAGGCCGATCTGCGCATGGCGCTGGAGACCGCGCAGCTCGAGCCCAAGCAGGCCAAGCTGCGCGCAAAGCAGCTGTGGCACTGGATCTACAATCGTGGCGTTACCGATTTTTCGCTGATGACCGACATCTCCAAGGCGATGCAGCCCTGGCTCGCACAGCGCTTCGTGATCTCGCGACCCGAAGTGGTCGAGGCGCAGGTCTCGACCGACGGCACGCGGAAGTGGCTGCTGCGCTCGGACGACGGCCAGGATTACGAGATGGTCTTCATCCCAGACGCGGACCGCGGGACGCTCTGCGTATCGTCGCAGGTCGGCTGCACGCTCAATTGCCGCTTCTGCCACACCGGCACGATGCGGCTGGTCCGCAACCTGACGCCCGCCGAGATCGTCGGGCAGGTGATGCTTGCGCGCGACGGCCTGGGCGAATGGCCGAGCCAGCCCGAGGGCCGCATGCTCACCAACATCGTGATGATGGGAATGGGCGAGCCGCTCTACAATTTCGACCAGGTCCGCGATGCGCTCCATATCGTGATGGATGGCGACGGGCTGGCGCTGTCGAAGCGGCGGATCACGCTCAGCACCTCCGGCGTCGTCCCGATGATGGCGCGCGCCGGGGAGGAGATCGGGGTGAACCTCGCCGTGTCGCTGCATGCGGTGACCAAGGAAGTGCGCGACGAGATCGTGCCGTTGAACCGCAAATACGGGATCGAGGAGCTGCTCCAGGCCTGCGCCGACTATCCCGGCGCCAACAACGCGCGGCGGATCACGTTCGAATATGTGATGCTCAAGGACAAGAACGACAGCGACGAAGAGGCGCGCGAGCTGGTCCGGCTGATCAAGAAGTACAAGCTGCCGGCCAAGGTGAACCTGATCCCGTTCAACCCCTGGCCCGGCGCGCCCTACGAATGCTCCGCGCCCGAGCGGATCCGCGCGTTCTCGTCGATCCTGTTCGAGGCGGGCTATTCGGCCCCGGTGCGCACCCCGCGCGGACGCGACATCGATGCGGCGTGCGGGCAATTGAAGACCGCGTCGGAGAAGAAGAGCCGCGCCGAGCTCGACCGGCTGGCCGAGGAAAAGCAGGCGGCGCTCGGATGA
- a CDS encoding outer membrane protein: MRNLILATLTATAAATPALAQDTRFAGPRAEAIAGWDHANVPGGDMKDGVTYGGAIGYDVQRGRTVFGIEGEITGSTLKDDSRITPDTRFKGEVGRDLYVGGRLGFVASPNTLIYAKAGYTNLRTHVAYSSPTTNYDGSGTDGGYRLGAGAEYRLGGRAYLKSEYRYSDYGGGARHQVVGGLGVRF; this comes from the coding sequence ATGCGCAACCTCATTCTCGCCACCCTGACCGCGACCGCCGCCGCTACGCCGGCGTTGGCCCAGGACACGCGCTTTGCCGGTCCGCGCGCCGAGGCTATCGCCGGCTGGGATCACGCCAACGTGCCTGGTGGCGACATGAAGGACGGCGTCACCTATGGCGGCGCGATCGGATACGACGTCCAGCGCGGCAGAACCGTGTTCGGCATCGAGGGCGAGATCACCGGGTCAACCCTCAAGGACGATAGCCGCATCACGCCCGACACGCGCTTCAAGGGGGAAGTGGGCCGTGACCTCTATGTCGGCGGGCGCCTGGGCTTCGTCGCGTCCCCCAACACGCTGATCTACGCGAAGGCAGGCTACACCAACCTGCGCACCCATGTGGCCTATAGTTCGCCCACCACCAATTACGACGGCAGCGGCACGGATGGCGGGTACAGGCTCGGCGCCGGCGCCGAGTACAGGCTGGGCGGCAGGGCCTATCTCAAGAGCGAATATCGCTACAGCGACTATGGCGGCGGCGCGCGGCACCAGGTGGTGGGCGGGCTCGGCGTCCGCTTCTGA
- the dnaN gene encoding DNA polymerase III subunit beta encodes MKATIERATLLRGLSHVQSVVERRNTIPILSNVLIEAQAGGTMRLMATDLDLQIDETIPAAVDQPGAITVSAHTLFDIVRKLPEGSQVELAAAEGRITVNAGRAKFTLATLPRDDFPMIAEGELPTTFELPAETLKQIIDKTRFAISTEETRYYLNGIFLHVTDDAQPLLRAAATDGHRLARVTVARPDGADGMPDVIVPRKCVAELRKLLDEVDGSVGVSLSGSKIRFDLGQAILTSKLIDGTFPDYSRVIPTANDKILKIDPKSFMQGVDRVSTIATEKTRAVKMALDRDKIILSVTSPENGAAAEEVPGEYVALPFEIGFNSRYLMDILGQIEGDLVEVHLADAAAPTLIRENDSSPALYVLMPMRV; translated from the coding sequence ATGAAGGCGACGATCGAACGCGCAACTCTGTTGAGGGGCCTCAGCCACGTCCAGTCCGTGGTCGAACGGCGCAACACCATCCCGATCCTGTCGAACGTGCTGATCGAAGCACAGGCCGGCGGCACGATGCGGCTTATGGCCACCGATCTCGACCTCCAGATCGACGAGACGATCCCCGCTGCGGTCGACCAGCCCGGCGCGATCACCGTCTCGGCGCACACGCTGTTCGACATCGTCCGCAAGCTTCCTGAGGGCTCGCAGGTCGAGCTCGCCGCTGCCGAGGGCCGGATCACGGTCAATGCCGGCCGCGCCAAGTTCACGCTGGCGACGCTGCCGCGCGACGATTTCCCGATGATCGCCGAGGGCGAGCTGCCGACGACGTTCGAGCTGCCCGCGGAAACGCTCAAGCAGATCATCGACAAGACCCGCTTCGCGATCTCGACCGAAGAGACGCGCTATTATCTCAACGGCATCTTCCTCCATGTCACCGACGATGCCCAGCCGCTGCTCCGCGCCGCCGCGACCGACGGCCACCGCCTCGCGCGCGTCACCGTGGCGCGCCCCGATGGCGCCGACGGCATGCCCGACGTGATCGTGCCGCGTAAGTGCGTCGCCGAGCTCCGGAAACTGCTCGACGAGGTCGACGGTTCGGTCGGGGTGTCGCTGTCGGGCTCGAAGATCCGCTTCGATCTCGGCCAGGCGATCCTGACCTCGAAGCTGATCGACGGCACCTTCCCCGATTACAGCCGCGTCATCCCGACCGCGAACGACAAGATCCTCAAGATCGACCCCAAGAGCTTCATGCAGGGCGTCGACCGCGTCTCGACGATCGCCACCGAGAAGACCCGCGCAGTCAAGATGGCGCTCGACCGCGACAAGATCATCCTCTCGGTCACCAGCCCCGAAAATGGCGCGGCCGCCGAGGAAGTGCCCGGCGAATATGTCGCGCTGCCGTTCGAGATCGGTTTCAACAGCCGCTACCTCATGGACATCCTCGGCCAGATCGAGGGCGACTTGGTCGAGGTTCACCTCGCCGACGCCGCGGCGCCCACGCTGATCCGTGAGAACGACAGCTCGCCGGCGCTGTACGTGCTGATGCCGATGCGTGTGTAA
- a CDS encoding outer membrane protein, whose amino-acid sequence MRKLVFVAALAASSALAAPAFAQDSAPGGFRVGVVGGLDIVRPGDSENSRIQGDDQSIEGALYGVEAGYDIPLGGAILGIEGEFSGSTAKVTTDTSDPNYFGYGRVKAGRDIYVGARLGFEAAPGTLVYAKGGYTNARLNVTADNGTTTRDENFQLDGWRVGAGVEKSIGRNTYAKVEYRYSNYTNADFQFANGTVTDTFDVDTDRHQVVAGVGFRF is encoded by the coding sequence ATGCGTAAGCTTGTTTTCGTCGCCGCCCTCGCCGCCTCGTCGGCACTGGCCGCCCCTGCGTTTGCGCAGGATTCGGCCCCCGGTGGTTTCCGCGTCGGCGTGGTCGGCGGTCTCGATATCGTCCGTCCCGGCGACAGCGAGAATTCGCGTATCCAGGGTGACGACCAGAGCATCGAAGGCGCGCTGTACGGCGTCGAGGCGGGCTATGACATCCCGCTCGGTGGCGCGATCCTCGGCATCGAGGGCGAGTTCAGCGGCTCGACCGCCAAGGTCACCACCGACACCAGCGATCCCAATTACTTCGGCTATGGCCGCGTCAAGGCCGGCCGCGACATCTATGTCGGCGCGCGCCTCGGCTTCGAAGCGGCCCCCGGCACGCTCGTCTACGCCAAGGGCGGCTACACCAATGCCCGCCTCAACGTGACCGCCGACAACGGCACCACCACCCGCGACGAGAACTTCCAGCTCGACGGCTGGCGCGTGGGTGCGGGCGTCGAGAAGTCGATCGGCCGCAACACCTATGCCAAGGTCGAATATCGCTATTCGAACTACACCAATGCGGACTTCCAGTTCGCCAACGGCACGGTGACCGACACGTTCGACGTCGACACCGACCGTCACCAGGTCGTTGCGGGCGTCGGCTTCCGCTTCTGA
- a CDS encoding Coq4 family protein: MATQAQEPLNPGIPMKRQWGTALSALRRLLSNGDDTEQVFRIMRALNGDITQKNYRKLLTVPGGGKLAYQRLELAERLSDRSWIDGFAPDTVGGAYRSFLDATGYSAKGLAEVSTNAIGADALEVEHPYAWMGRRERDIHDLWHVLTGYKADEHLGEACLVAFSYAQTGGLGWAFIASGAALKSLRITGKRDFLRAVIEGYRHGKAARWLHGEDYEALLAEPLDAARRRLGIAQPKAYRVAQASLAEAGLTGI; the protein is encoded by the coding sequence ATGGCGACGCAGGCACAGGAACCGCTCAACCCCGGCATCCCGATGAAGCGCCAATGGGGCACCGCCCTTTCGGCGCTGCGCCGGCTGCTGTCGAACGGCGACGATACCGAGCAGGTGTTCCGCATCATGCGCGCGCTCAACGGCGACATCACCCAGAAGAATTACCGCAAACTGCTCACCGTCCCCGGCGGCGGCAAGCTCGCCTACCAGCGTCTCGAACTCGCCGAGCGGCTGTCCGACCGCAGCTGGATCGATGGCTTCGCGCCCGACACCGTCGGCGGTGCCTATCGCAGCTTCCTCGACGCGACCGGCTATTCGGCCAAGGGCCTCGCCGAAGTCAGCACCAACGCGATCGGCGCCGACGCGCTCGAAGTCGAGCACCCCTATGCCTGGATGGGCCGCCGCGAGCGCGACATCCACGATCTGTGGCACGTCCTTACCGGCTACAAGGCCGACGAGCATCTCGGCGAAGCGTGCCTCGTCGCCTTTTCCTACGCCCAGACCGGCGGGCTGGGCTGGGCGTTCATCGCCTCGGGCGCCGCACTCAAGAGCCTCCGCATCACCGGCAAGCGCGACTTCCTCCGCGCGGTGATCGAGGGCTATCGTCACGGCAAGGCCGCGCGATGGCTCCACGGCGAGGATTACGAGGCGCTGCTCGCCGAGCCGCTCGACGCCGCGCGACGCCGGCTGGGCATCGCCCAGCCCAAGGCCTATCGCGTCGCCCAGGCGAGCCTCGCCGAAGCGGGGCTGACGGGAATCTAG
- a CDS encoding histidine phosphatase family protein, which yields MPASQRQGRDFIARHGETVFNIAKRMQGDHPHTPLTRAGFAQADAMGAALREVLGRKPKLTLWSSSAGRALQTLAIIAEHLQLDWHQTRTDDRLVEIGMGRWSGRYYADLHDEIGPFLDLEHGLYTRPPEGGEWYDAIATRVSGWLADTDDDPGDRLVIMHGMSSRILRGVMTGKDVMPQFGAPVAPDLPQGSIVRIERGVETLVHRGTGRGAAPA from the coding sequence ATGCCAGCAAGCCAGCGTCAGGGTCGCGACTTCATCGCCCGTCACGGCGAGACCGTGTTCAACATCGCCAAGCGGATGCAGGGCGATCATCCGCACACGCCGCTCACCCGCGCGGGCTTCGCCCAGGCCGATGCGATGGGAGCGGCGTTGCGCGAAGTGCTGGGACGGAAACCGAAGCTGACTTTATGGTCGTCGAGCGCGGGCCGCGCGCTTCAGACGCTGGCGATCATCGCCGAGCATCTCCAGCTCGACTGGCACCAGACGCGCACCGACGACCGCCTGGTCGAGATCGGCATGGGGCGCTGGAGCGGGCGCTATTATGCCGATCTCCACGACGAGATCGGCCCCTTCCTCGATCTCGAGCACGGGCTCTACACGCGTCCGCCCGAAGGGGGCGAATGGTATGACGCGATCGCCACGCGCGTCTCGGGCTGGCTCGCCGACACCGACGACGATCCCGGCGACCGGCTCGTCATCATGCACGGCATGTCGAGCCGCATCCTCCGCGGCGTTATGACCGGCAAGGACGTGATGCCGCAGTTCGGCGCGCCGGTGGCGCCCGACCTGCCGCAGGGATCGATCGTGCGGATCGAACGGGGCGTGGAAACCCTGGTCCATCGCGGCACCGGCCGCGGCGCGGCGCCGGCATGA